Sequence from the Candidatus Omnitrophota bacterium genome:
CCGTTGGCCAACTTCTCGGATATCGAAAAGCATGGCAACGCGCCTTATCCGAAGCCGCCCAAGAGCACATCAGATTATAAAGGTATGATAAAAGTTGTCACAGACGCGGAAGCCGGCGCGATAGACGTTTATCAGAAGATAGCTGAAAAGACAAAAGGCAAAGACCACGTTACTTATCAGCTGGTCTGCCACATTCTCGCGGAAGAAGTCGGTCACGAAGAAAAATTCGAGGATCTGCTCGGATAGAT
This genomic interval carries:
- a CDS encoding ferritin-like domain-containing protein; translation: MGKEGTKIAGVNVKELINDLNRAYADEWLAHYSYLYMARTCTGMAYEDMSEFMEEIAKDEAEHAGELANRIQELGGLPLANFSDIEKHGNAPYPKPPKSTSDYKGMIKVVTDAEAGAIDVYQKIAEKTKGKDHVTYQLVCHILAEEVGHEEKFEDLLG